From Rutidosis leptorrhynchoides isolate AG116_Rl617_1_P2 chromosome 3, CSIRO_AGI_Rlap_v1, whole genome shotgun sequence, a single genomic window includes:
- the LOC139897381 gene encoding meiosis-specific protein ASY3-like: MSATKSSSRKKKITESGTPKTELKRVMVEEDNDDFNFDANQLKHRVPKKKRSAFEDDFDADLSSDIKGLMSALHQIKEKAQKDGQKKKDETISSVATEIRSKFDDLKSKVEKERQNFAKALSKSSKECENLLKNETAKFQTLYENFSKDKNAHLQALKDTISKYEEDKERLFLRYEQQRKKEKNMLSEHEKACATKIAELEESLKKKKQDDKTFSILRKTLGSFLDNASDEDFPADDD, encoded by the exons ATGTCTGCAACAAAATCGAGCTCAAGAAAGAAGAAAATAACCGAATCAGGAACTCCAAAAACTGaattaaagcgagtaatggttgAAGAAGATAATGATGATTTTAATTTCGATGCTAATCAGTTGAAACATCGAGTTCCGAAGAAAAAACGGTCCGCATTTGAAGACGATTTCGATGCCGATCTATCTAG TGATATAAAAGGATTAATGAGTGCGCTGCATCAGATTAAGGAGAAAGCACAGAAGGATGGACAGAAGAAAAAAGACGAGACGATTTCAAG TGTTGCTACAGAAATCAGGTCTAAGTTTGATGATTTGAAGTCCAAAGTAGAGAAAGAGAG GCAAAACTTCGCCAAGGCACTATCAAAGAGCTCAAAAGAG TGTGAGAACTTGCTGAAGAATGAGACTGCCAAGTTTCAAACACTCTATGAAAATTTCAGCAAGGATAAGAATGCACATCTTCAGGCTCTGAAAG ATACCATTTCGAAATATGAAGAAGATAAGGAGAGATTGTTCTTGAGATACGAACAGCAAA GAAAGAAAGAAAAGAACATGCTAAGCGAACATGAGAAGGCATGTGCTACCAAAATTGCTGAGCTGGAGGAATCACTGAAGAAAAAGAAGCAG GATGACAAAACTTTCAGCATATTAAGGAAAACTCTAGGCTCGTTTCTTGACAATGCCTCTGACGAGGACTTCCCAGCTGATGATGATTAA